The Haliotis asinina isolate JCU_RB_2024 chromosome 2, JCU_Hal_asi_v2, whole genome shotgun sequence genomic interval GGTTGTGCCGGCCTGTAGGTCCATATGTGCCTGAGTGAGAGGACTGACCTTTACCTTTAGTAAAACCACCTTTCTTATGTCCTCTATAAGGTGAGTCATAAGGCCTGAATCTGTTTCCATGGTGGGCTCCGCCATGTCCACGTGGAGAGGGTGATGGAGCAGTAAAACTCCTATTTTGCTTCTCAGAGCTATGTAATTTGTTACTCAGTTCTTTGCACTCTGTTATGTCCTTTATGTTCTTTGGGAGGTCATCTCCAAACAAGTTTGTAGTTGCCACTGTATCCACTGAGCACAACCGTTTATAAGGCCCACGAAGGTCTGGCTTAAAATTCTCTCGCCTTGTGTTGTTGATATCACTATGTAGGCCCACCAACATTCTAACAGCATCCTTGGTTTTCCCCAGGAGTTCTTTAGGGTTAATGTCCTTCTTGTGAACAACTGCCGACATAAGGGAGTCCATCATTTGAATAACCGGAGTAGTGGCCTTGTCCAGCAGATTTTGAATCCGTTGCAGGTTAATGTCTTTGGACCTGGTCATAGCTCTCGCCTCATGCCAAATCACGGCATTAACGCGGGGTGACATCAAGTATTCCAGGTTTTTAGGGCGTTTGTAAGCTTCCATAATGGCTTTGAGTTTTTCCAAGTTCGGGGTTTTAGTGAGCCCATCATTGATAGACCTAGCTAAGTCGCTGTTAATCACAGGCCCTGTTTTATCTTCTTCCCCGAAAAACTCCGTCATGTCTTTCATGAGACTATTAAAATCGTCGGTCTCATCATCGGTCTGCGTCTCCTCCCCTTGATCAAGGCACCTGTGTATCAACATGTCCATTTCATCCTCGTCGGACGTTTCACCCTCCTCCATTTCCTGGGcgccgccatgtttgtttttgtttagacCGCCACTCGCCGATTCTCGGTCTTGTTCGGCCTTCTCCGCGCTGTTGCTAATTTTAGCCAACGCTGTGCTGATCTGAGCCATGGTGTGTGACTGGGCCTGCTGGCTTGCAAGTAGCGAGCGCAAAATGGCATCAAGGGGGGACTGTTTCTCCCCCGCGGGGTCAAGTTCTCTATGAGATGCGGCTTTCCTCTTGACCCCCTCAGTTTCACTCCGGAAACCTTGCATAGAGTTTGACTTTCC includes:
- the LOC137273090 gene encoding uncharacterized protein, translating into MAQPEGQGAKGQRAPDSDNFFEFVENLTEVTTIPLESTSTGGKSNSMQGFRSETEGVKRKAASHRELDPAGEKQSPLDAILRSLLASQQAQSHTMAQISTALAKISNSAEKAEQDRESASGGLNKNKHGGAQEMEEGETSDEDEMDMLIHRCLDQGEETQTDDETDDFNSLMKDMTEFFGEEDKTGPVINSDLARSINDGLTKTPNLEKLKAIMEAYKRPKNLEYLMSPRVNAVIWHEARAMTRSKDINLQRIQNLLDKATTPVIQMMDSLMSAVVHKKDINPKELLGKTKDAVRMLVGLHSDINNTRRENFKPDLRGPYKRLCSVDTVATTNLFGDDLPKNIKDITECKELSNKLHSSEKQNRSFTAPSPSPRGHGGAHHGNRFRPYDSPYRGHKKGGFTKGKGQSSHSGTYGPTGRHNQGPFLGKRPTGSPWKKGDQRKQ